The proteins below come from a single Stigmatopora argus isolate UIUO_Sarg chromosome 11, RoL_Sarg_1.0, whole genome shotgun sequence genomic window:
- the LOC144084919 gene encoding STE20-like serine/threonine-protein kinase isoform X1 yields the protein MSFFNFRKIFKLGPDRKKKQYEHVHRDVNPEEIWDIIGELGDGAFGKVYKAQNKQNGTLAAAKVIDTKTEDELEDYMVEIDILASCDHHHIVKLLDAFYFDGKLWILIEFCAGGAVDAIMLELERPLTEPQIRVVCKQTLEALVYLHENKIIHRDLKAGNILLSLDGEVKLADFGVSAKNTKTLQRRDSFIGTPYWMAPEVVMCETSKDRPYDYKADIWSLGVTLIELAQIEPPNHEMNPMRVLLKIAKSEPPTLMQPSRWTAEFSDFLRRSLDKNVDNRWGPLQLLQHPFVASVVDSRPLRELIAEAKAEVTEELEDSKEEEEEMEEPETPVAAPGHKRAPSDVSMASSEEDKVPPTPSAALESVTEKIEAEPAEDGTGDKISDEGLGTSEPDKAEEEKVAESGNEEPASLQSEGKADESLLGDPTSVEDVDGIPTAEEKVNEFPQVTGDEEPKEEINEDEPNRQTVESSESEEPLEDALAKPEQLIEPDHVVDHDLTDMTDGVVVTTESHVDGDTETNLSKAECLPEKPEPKVSGLPDEDVRSTNGVCEDPSDISPGQTLATKEDGDATLAEDSAIQIEAEADTKTDTGSPAASQPETEKDSDSGSGSAADTGSLDLNLSISSFLSKSNDGCSLSIQELKRQKKTLKKTRKFLVDGVEVSVTTSKIVTDDDAKNEEMRFLRRQELRELRLLQKEEQRAQQQLSHKLQQQRDQIWRRFEQETTAKKRQYDQEVEGLEKKQKQTIERLEQDHTNRLRDEAKRIKGDQDKELSKFQNMLKNKKKEAKEKIGQSPKHMRKELTKRLKEDRTLLKTNEAVAQVMIQSFQLSSCALFNAQMQDEQEFFQKQQQELDGELKKIIQQHKVEIANIERECLNHKQQLMRAREAAMWELEERHLQEKHQQLKQQLKDQYFLQRHQLLKRHDKEMEQMQGYNQRLVEEMKNKQNQERVRLPKIQRSDGKTRMAMFKKSLRIAPSAIITPDQERERIKQFAFQEEKRQKNERLHQHQKHENQMRDLQLHCDSNIRELQQLQNEKCHLLIEHETQKLKELDEEHGQEIKEWREKLRPRKKALEEEFTRKLQEQEMFFKMSGESECLNPTAQSRVSKFYPIPHVQGSGS from the exons GCTCAGAACAAGCAGAACGGAACCCTGGCCGCCGCAAAGGTCATCGACACAAAGACGGAGGACGAGCTGGAGGACTACATGGTGGAAATCGACATCCTGGCTTCCTGTGACCaccatcacattgtcaaactccTGGACGCCTTCTATTTCGACGGCAAACTCTGG attCTTATTGAGTTCTGTGCGGGTGGTGCAGTGGATGCCATCATGCTGG AACTGGAGAGGCCACTGACTGAACCTCAGATCCGTGTCGTGTGTAAGCAGACGTTGGAGGCTTTGGTCTACCTTCATGAGAACAAAATCATCCACAGGGATTTGAAGGCTGGCAACATTCTCCTTTCCTTGGACGGCGAAGTCAAACTTG CCGATTTTGgggtttctgcaaaaaacacaaagaccTTACAGAGGAGGGATTCTTTCATCGGAACGCCATACTG GATGGCGCCAGAAGTGGTGATGTGCGAGACGTCCAAAGACCGGCCGTACGACTACAAGGCGGACATCTGGTCCCTCGGGGTGACCCTGATCGAGTTGGCGCAAATCGAGCCGCCCAATCACGAGATGAATCCCATGAGGGTGCTGCTGAAAATAGCCAAGTCGGAACCGCCCACCCTCATGCAACCCTCCCGATG GACGGCAGAATTCAGCGACTTCCTTCGCAGGTCACTCGATAAGAACGTGGACAACCGGTGGGGCCCGTTGCAGCTTCTCCAG CATCCATTCGTCGCCAGCGTCGTGGACAGCAGACCTCTGCGAGAGCTCATCGCCGAAGCCAAGGCAGAAGTCACGGAGGAGTTAGAGGACagcaaagaggaggaggaggagatggaagaGCCCGAGACGCCCGTG GCCGCTCCCGGACATAAGCGAGCGCCGTCCGACGTCAGCATGGCGAGCTCGGAGGAAGACAAAGTTCCGCCGACCCCATCCGCCGCGCTGGAGTCCGTCACGGAAAAGATCGAGGCCGAACCGGCCGAAGACGGGACCGGTGATAAGATCTCCGATGAGGGTCTTGGAACGAGCGAGCCCGACAAGGCGGAAGAGGAAAAAGTCGCCGAGTCCGGGAACGAAGAGCCCGCCTCGCTGCAGTCCGAAGGCAAAGCCGACGAGAGTCTTCTTGGTGACCCTACTTCCGTAGAAGACGTAGATGGAATCCCCACGGCGGAAGAAAAAGTAAACGAATTTCCACAAGTAACAGGCGATGAAGAACCCAAAGAGGAGATCAATGAAGATGAGCCGAATCGGCAGACTGTCGAATCTTCCGAATCGGAAGAGCCCCTCGAGGATGCCCTTGCCAAACCAGAACAATTGATCGAGCCGGATCACGTGGTTGACCACGACCTCACCGATATGACCGACGGCGTAGTGGTTACTACGGAATCGCACGTTGACGGAGACACGGAAACAAATTTGAGTAAGGCTGAATGTCTTCCCGAAAAGCCTGAGCCCAAGGTTTCGGGCTTACCCGACGAGGACGTCAGATCTACAAATGGAGTGTGCGAGGACCCCAGTGACATCTCCCCTGGACAAACGCTCGCCACGAAGGAAGACGGGGATGCCACTCTGGCAGAAGACAGCGCCATTCAAATTGAAGCAGAGGCGGACACTAAGACGGATACGGGAAGTCCTGCCGCCAGCCAACCAGAGACGGAGAAGGACTCCGACTCCGGGAGCGGCTCGGCCGCCGACACCGGCAGTCTGGACCTAAATCTGTCCATCTCCAGCTTCCTATCCAAGAGCAACGACGGATGTTCTCTCTCCATACAG GAGTTAAAACGTCAGAAGAAGACGCTCAAAAAGACCCGCAAATTCCTGGTGGACGGGGTGGAGGTCAGCGTGACCACCTCCAAGATAGTGACGGACGACGACGCCAAGAACGAGGAGATGAGGTTCCTGAG GCGACAGGAACTGCGAGAACTGCGCCTGCTGCAGAAGGAGGAGCAGCGAGCTCAGCAGCAGCTCAGCCACAAACTGCAGCAGCAGAGAGACCAGATATGGCGGCGTTTTGAACAGGAAACCACA GCTAAGAAGCGCCAGTACGACCAGGAAGTGGAGGGCCTGGAAAAGAAGCAGAAGCAGACCATCGAGCGGCTGGAGCAAGATCACACCAACCGACTTCGAGATGAAGCCAAACGCATCAAGGGGGATCAGGACAAAGAGCTGTCCAAGTTCCAGAACATGCTgaagaacaaaaagaaagag GCCAAAGAGAAAATCGGGCAATCACCTAAACACATGCGCAAAGAGCTCACGAAGCGCCTAAAGGAGGACCGAACGCTTCTTAAAACCAATGAG GCGGTCGCCCAGGTTATGATACAGTCTTTTCAGTTGTCCTCATGCGCACTCTTCAATGCTCAGATGCAGGAT GAGCAAGAGTTCTTCCAGAAACAGCAGCAGGAGCTGGACGGGGAGCTCAAGAAGATCATCCAGCAGCATAAAGTGGAGATCGCCAACATCGAGAGGGAGTGCCTTAACCACAAGCAACAGCTGATGAGAG ctcGAGAGGCTGCCATGTGGGAGCTGGAAGAGCGCCACCTGCAGGAGAAGCACCAGCAGCTCAAGCAGCAGCTCAAGGACCAGTACTTCCTGCAGAGGCACCAGCTGCTCAAGAGGCACGACAAA GAGATGGAGCAGATGCAGGGCTACAACCAGCGCCTGGTGgaggaaatgaaaaacaagcagaACCAAGAGCGCGTCCGCCTGCCCAAGATCCAACGCAGCGACGGGAAGACCCGCATGGCCATGTTCAAGAAGAGCCTCCGCATCGCCCCGTCGGCCATCATCACGCCCGATCAGGAGAGAGAGCGCATCAAGCAG TTTGCTTTTCAAGAAGAAAAGCGGCAGAAAAACGAGCGTCTCCACCAGCACCAGAAGCACGAAAACCAGATGAGGGATCTTCAGCTGCACTGCGACTCCAATATTAGAGAGCTGCAGCAGCTACAG AACGAGAAATGTCACCTTCTGATTGAGCACGAGACGCAAAAACTGAAGGAGTTGGACGAGGAGCACGGTCAGGAGATCAAGGAGTGGCGGGAGAAGCTCAGACCCAGGAAGAAG GCGCTGGAGGAGGAGTTCACGCGGAAGCTCCAAGAGCAGGAGATGTTCTTCAAAATGAGCGGCGAGTCGGAATGCCTTAACCCCACCGCTCAGAGCCGCGTGTCCAAGTTTTACCCCATCCCGCACGTTCAAGGCTCTGGTTCGTAA
- the LOC144084919 gene encoding STE20-like serine/threonine-protein kinase isoform X2: MSFFNFRKIFKLGPDRKKKQYEHVHRDVNPEEIWDIIGELGDGAFGKVYKAQNKQNGTLAAAKVIDTKTEDELEDYMVEIDILASCDHHHIVKLLDAFYFDGKLWILIEFCAGGAVDAIMLELERPLTEPQIRVVCKQTLEALVYLHENKIIHRDLKAGNILLSLDGEVKLADFGVSAKNTKTLQRRDSFIGTPYWMAPEVVMCETSKDRPYDYKADIWSLGVTLIELAQIEPPNHEMNPMRVLLKIAKSEPPTLMQPSRWTAEFSDFLRRSLDKNVDNRWGPLQLLQHPFVASVVDSRPLRELIAEAKAEVTEELEDSKEEEEEMEEPETPVAAPGHKRAPSDVSMASSEEDKVPPTPSAALESVTEKIEAEPAEDGTGDKISDEGLGTSEPDKAEEEKVAESGNEEPASLQSEGKADESLLGDPTSVEDVDGIPTAEEKVNEFPQVTGDEEPKEEINEDEPNRQTVESSESEEPLEDALAKPEQLIEPDHVVDHDLTDMTDGVVVTTESHVDGDTETNLSKAECLPEKPEPKVSGLPDEDVRSTNGVCEDPSDISPGQTLATKEDGDATLAEDSAIQIEAEADTKTDTGSPAASQPETEKDSDSGSGSAADTGSLDLNLSISSFLSKSNDGCSLSIQELKRQKKTLKKTRKFLVDGVEVSVTTSKIVTDDDAKNEEMRFLRRQELRELRLLQKEEQRAQQQLSHKLQQQRDQIWRRFEQETTAKKRQYDQEVEGLEKKQKQTIERLEQDHTNRLRDEAKRIKGDQDKELSKFQNMLKNKKKEAKEKIGQSPKHMRKELTKRLKEDRTLLKTNEEQEFFQKQQQELDGELKKIIQQHKVEIANIERECLNHKQQLMRAREAAMWELEERHLQEKHQQLKQQLKDQYFLQRHQLLKRHDKEMEQMQGYNQRLVEEMKNKQNQERVRLPKIQRSDGKTRMAMFKKSLRIAPSAIITPDQERERIKQFAFQEEKRQKNERLHQHQKHENQMRDLQLHCDSNIRELQQLQNEKCHLLIEHETQKLKELDEEHGQEIKEWREKLRPRKKALEEEFTRKLQEQEMFFKMSGESECLNPTAQSRVSKFYPIPHVQGSGS, encoded by the exons GCTCAGAACAAGCAGAACGGAACCCTGGCCGCCGCAAAGGTCATCGACACAAAGACGGAGGACGAGCTGGAGGACTACATGGTGGAAATCGACATCCTGGCTTCCTGTGACCaccatcacattgtcaaactccTGGACGCCTTCTATTTCGACGGCAAACTCTGG attCTTATTGAGTTCTGTGCGGGTGGTGCAGTGGATGCCATCATGCTGG AACTGGAGAGGCCACTGACTGAACCTCAGATCCGTGTCGTGTGTAAGCAGACGTTGGAGGCTTTGGTCTACCTTCATGAGAACAAAATCATCCACAGGGATTTGAAGGCTGGCAACATTCTCCTTTCCTTGGACGGCGAAGTCAAACTTG CCGATTTTGgggtttctgcaaaaaacacaaagaccTTACAGAGGAGGGATTCTTTCATCGGAACGCCATACTG GATGGCGCCAGAAGTGGTGATGTGCGAGACGTCCAAAGACCGGCCGTACGACTACAAGGCGGACATCTGGTCCCTCGGGGTGACCCTGATCGAGTTGGCGCAAATCGAGCCGCCCAATCACGAGATGAATCCCATGAGGGTGCTGCTGAAAATAGCCAAGTCGGAACCGCCCACCCTCATGCAACCCTCCCGATG GACGGCAGAATTCAGCGACTTCCTTCGCAGGTCACTCGATAAGAACGTGGACAACCGGTGGGGCCCGTTGCAGCTTCTCCAG CATCCATTCGTCGCCAGCGTCGTGGACAGCAGACCTCTGCGAGAGCTCATCGCCGAAGCCAAGGCAGAAGTCACGGAGGAGTTAGAGGACagcaaagaggaggaggaggagatggaagaGCCCGAGACGCCCGTG GCCGCTCCCGGACATAAGCGAGCGCCGTCCGACGTCAGCATGGCGAGCTCGGAGGAAGACAAAGTTCCGCCGACCCCATCCGCCGCGCTGGAGTCCGTCACGGAAAAGATCGAGGCCGAACCGGCCGAAGACGGGACCGGTGATAAGATCTCCGATGAGGGTCTTGGAACGAGCGAGCCCGACAAGGCGGAAGAGGAAAAAGTCGCCGAGTCCGGGAACGAAGAGCCCGCCTCGCTGCAGTCCGAAGGCAAAGCCGACGAGAGTCTTCTTGGTGACCCTACTTCCGTAGAAGACGTAGATGGAATCCCCACGGCGGAAGAAAAAGTAAACGAATTTCCACAAGTAACAGGCGATGAAGAACCCAAAGAGGAGATCAATGAAGATGAGCCGAATCGGCAGACTGTCGAATCTTCCGAATCGGAAGAGCCCCTCGAGGATGCCCTTGCCAAACCAGAACAATTGATCGAGCCGGATCACGTGGTTGACCACGACCTCACCGATATGACCGACGGCGTAGTGGTTACTACGGAATCGCACGTTGACGGAGACACGGAAACAAATTTGAGTAAGGCTGAATGTCTTCCCGAAAAGCCTGAGCCCAAGGTTTCGGGCTTACCCGACGAGGACGTCAGATCTACAAATGGAGTGTGCGAGGACCCCAGTGACATCTCCCCTGGACAAACGCTCGCCACGAAGGAAGACGGGGATGCCACTCTGGCAGAAGACAGCGCCATTCAAATTGAAGCAGAGGCGGACACTAAGACGGATACGGGAAGTCCTGCCGCCAGCCAACCAGAGACGGAGAAGGACTCCGACTCCGGGAGCGGCTCGGCCGCCGACACCGGCAGTCTGGACCTAAATCTGTCCATCTCCAGCTTCCTATCCAAGAGCAACGACGGATGTTCTCTCTCCATACAG GAGTTAAAACGTCAGAAGAAGACGCTCAAAAAGACCCGCAAATTCCTGGTGGACGGGGTGGAGGTCAGCGTGACCACCTCCAAGATAGTGACGGACGACGACGCCAAGAACGAGGAGATGAGGTTCCTGAG GCGACAGGAACTGCGAGAACTGCGCCTGCTGCAGAAGGAGGAGCAGCGAGCTCAGCAGCAGCTCAGCCACAAACTGCAGCAGCAGAGAGACCAGATATGGCGGCGTTTTGAACAGGAAACCACA GCTAAGAAGCGCCAGTACGACCAGGAAGTGGAGGGCCTGGAAAAGAAGCAGAAGCAGACCATCGAGCGGCTGGAGCAAGATCACACCAACCGACTTCGAGATGAAGCCAAACGCATCAAGGGGGATCAGGACAAAGAGCTGTCCAAGTTCCAGAACATGCTgaagaacaaaaagaaagag GCCAAAGAGAAAATCGGGCAATCACCTAAACACATGCGCAAAGAGCTCACGAAGCGCCTAAAGGAGGACCGAACGCTTCTTAAAACCAATGAG GAGCAAGAGTTCTTCCAGAAACAGCAGCAGGAGCTGGACGGGGAGCTCAAGAAGATCATCCAGCAGCATAAAGTGGAGATCGCCAACATCGAGAGGGAGTGCCTTAACCACAAGCAACAGCTGATGAGAG ctcGAGAGGCTGCCATGTGGGAGCTGGAAGAGCGCCACCTGCAGGAGAAGCACCAGCAGCTCAAGCAGCAGCTCAAGGACCAGTACTTCCTGCAGAGGCACCAGCTGCTCAAGAGGCACGACAAA GAGATGGAGCAGATGCAGGGCTACAACCAGCGCCTGGTGgaggaaatgaaaaacaagcagaACCAAGAGCGCGTCCGCCTGCCCAAGATCCAACGCAGCGACGGGAAGACCCGCATGGCCATGTTCAAGAAGAGCCTCCGCATCGCCCCGTCGGCCATCATCACGCCCGATCAGGAGAGAGAGCGCATCAAGCAG TTTGCTTTTCAAGAAGAAAAGCGGCAGAAAAACGAGCGTCTCCACCAGCACCAGAAGCACGAAAACCAGATGAGGGATCTTCAGCTGCACTGCGACTCCAATATTAGAGAGCTGCAGCAGCTACAG AACGAGAAATGTCACCTTCTGATTGAGCACGAGACGCAAAAACTGAAGGAGTTGGACGAGGAGCACGGTCAGGAGATCAAGGAGTGGCGGGAGAAGCTCAGACCCAGGAAGAAG GCGCTGGAGGAGGAGTTCACGCGGAAGCTCCAAGAGCAGGAGATGTTCTTCAAAATGAGCGGCGAGTCGGAATGCCTTAACCCCACCGCTCAGAGCCGCGTGTCCAAGTTTTACCCCATCCCGCACGTTCAAGGCTCTGGTTCGTAA
- the LOC144084919 gene encoding STE20-like serine/threonine-protein kinase isoform X3 codes for MSFFNFRKIFKLGPDRKKKQYEHVHRDVNPEEIWDIIGELGDGAFGKVYKAQNKQNGTLAAAKVIDTKTEDELEDYMVEIDILASCDHHHIVKLLDAFYFDGKLWILIEFCAGGAVDAIMLELERPLTEPQIRVVCKQTLEALVYLHENKIIHRDLKAGNILLSLDGEVKLADFGVSAKNTKTLQRRDSFIGTPYWMAPEVVMCETSKDRPYDYKADIWSLGVTLIELAQIEPPNHEMNPMRVLLKIAKSEPPTLMQPSRWTAEFSDFLRRSLDKNVDNRWGPLQLLQHPFVASVVDSRPLRELIAEAKAEVTEELEDSKEEEEEMEEPETPVAAPGHKRAPSDVSMASSEEDKVPPTPSAALESVTEKIEAEPAEDGTGDKISDEGLGTSEPDKAEEEKVAESGNEEPASLQSEGKADESLLGDPTSVEDVDGIPTAEEKVNEFPQVTGDEEPKEEINEDEPNRQTVESSESEEPLEDALAKPEQLIEPDHVVDHDLTDMTDGVVVTTESHVDGDTETNLSKAECLPEKPEPKVSGLPDEDVRSTNGVCEDPSDISPGQTLATKEDGDATLAEDSAIQIEAEADTKTDTGSPAASQPETEKDSDSGSGSAADTGSLDLNLSISSFLSKSNDGCSLSIQELKRQKKTLKKTRKFLVDGVEVSVTTSKIVTDDDAKNEEMRFLRRQELRELRLLQKEEQRAQQQLSHKLQQQRDQIWRRFEQETTAKKRQYDQEVEGLEKKQKQTIERLEQDHTNRLRDEAKRIKGDQDKELSKFQNMLKNKKKEEQEFFQKQQQELDGELKKIIQQHKVEIANIERECLNHKQQLMRAREAAMWELEERHLQEKHQQLKQQLKDQYFLQRHQLLKRHDKEMEQMQGYNQRLVEEMKNKQNQERVRLPKIQRSDGKTRMAMFKKSLRIAPSAIITPDQERERIKQFAFQEEKRQKNERLHQHQKHENQMRDLQLHCDSNIRELQQLQNEKCHLLIEHETQKLKELDEEHGQEIKEWREKLRPRKKALEEEFTRKLQEQEMFFKMSGESECLNPTAQSRVSKFYPIPHVQGSGS; via the exons GCTCAGAACAAGCAGAACGGAACCCTGGCCGCCGCAAAGGTCATCGACACAAAGACGGAGGACGAGCTGGAGGACTACATGGTGGAAATCGACATCCTGGCTTCCTGTGACCaccatcacattgtcaaactccTGGACGCCTTCTATTTCGACGGCAAACTCTGG attCTTATTGAGTTCTGTGCGGGTGGTGCAGTGGATGCCATCATGCTGG AACTGGAGAGGCCACTGACTGAACCTCAGATCCGTGTCGTGTGTAAGCAGACGTTGGAGGCTTTGGTCTACCTTCATGAGAACAAAATCATCCACAGGGATTTGAAGGCTGGCAACATTCTCCTTTCCTTGGACGGCGAAGTCAAACTTG CCGATTTTGgggtttctgcaaaaaacacaaagaccTTACAGAGGAGGGATTCTTTCATCGGAACGCCATACTG GATGGCGCCAGAAGTGGTGATGTGCGAGACGTCCAAAGACCGGCCGTACGACTACAAGGCGGACATCTGGTCCCTCGGGGTGACCCTGATCGAGTTGGCGCAAATCGAGCCGCCCAATCACGAGATGAATCCCATGAGGGTGCTGCTGAAAATAGCCAAGTCGGAACCGCCCACCCTCATGCAACCCTCCCGATG GACGGCAGAATTCAGCGACTTCCTTCGCAGGTCACTCGATAAGAACGTGGACAACCGGTGGGGCCCGTTGCAGCTTCTCCAG CATCCATTCGTCGCCAGCGTCGTGGACAGCAGACCTCTGCGAGAGCTCATCGCCGAAGCCAAGGCAGAAGTCACGGAGGAGTTAGAGGACagcaaagaggaggaggaggagatggaagaGCCCGAGACGCCCGTG GCCGCTCCCGGACATAAGCGAGCGCCGTCCGACGTCAGCATGGCGAGCTCGGAGGAAGACAAAGTTCCGCCGACCCCATCCGCCGCGCTGGAGTCCGTCACGGAAAAGATCGAGGCCGAACCGGCCGAAGACGGGACCGGTGATAAGATCTCCGATGAGGGTCTTGGAACGAGCGAGCCCGACAAGGCGGAAGAGGAAAAAGTCGCCGAGTCCGGGAACGAAGAGCCCGCCTCGCTGCAGTCCGAAGGCAAAGCCGACGAGAGTCTTCTTGGTGACCCTACTTCCGTAGAAGACGTAGATGGAATCCCCACGGCGGAAGAAAAAGTAAACGAATTTCCACAAGTAACAGGCGATGAAGAACCCAAAGAGGAGATCAATGAAGATGAGCCGAATCGGCAGACTGTCGAATCTTCCGAATCGGAAGAGCCCCTCGAGGATGCCCTTGCCAAACCAGAACAATTGATCGAGCCGGATCACGTGGTTGACCACGACCTCACCGATATGACCGACGGCGTAGTGGTTACTACGGAATCGCACGTTGACGGAGACACGGAAACAAATTTGAGTAAGGCTGAATGTCTTCCCGAAAAGCCTGAGCCCAAGGTTTCGGGCTTACCCGACGAGGACGTCAGATCTACAAATGGAGTGTGCGAGGACCCCAGTGACATCTCCCCTGGACAAACGCTCGCCACGAAGGAAGACGGGGATGCCACTCTGGCAGAAGACAGCGCCATTCAAATTGAAGCAGAGGCGGACACTAAGACGGATACGGGAAGTCCTGCCGCCAGCCAACCAGAGACGGAGAAGGACTCCGACTCCGGGAGCGGCTCGGCCGCCGACACCGGCAGTCTGGACCTAAATCTGTCCATCTCCAGCTTCCTATCCAAGAGCAACGACGGATGTTCTCTCTCCATACAG GAGTTAAAACGTCAGAAGAAGACGCTCAAAAAGACCCGCAAATTCCTGGTGGACGGGGTGGAGGTCAGCGTGACCACCTCCAAGATAGTGACGGACGACGACGCCAAGAACGAGGAGATGAGGTTCCTGAG GCGACAGGAACTGCGAGAACTGCGCCTGCTGCAGAAGGAGGAGCAGCGAGCTCAGCAGCAGCTCAGCCACAAACTGCAGCAGCAGAGAGACCAGATATGGCGGCGTTTTGAACAGGAAACCACA GCTAAGAAGCGCCAGTACGACCAGGAAGTGGAGGGCCTGGAAAAGAAGCAGAAGCAGACCATCGAGCGGCTGGAGCAAGATCACACCAACCGACTTCGAGATGAAGCCAAACGCATCAAGGGGGATCAGGACAAAGAGCTGTCCAAGTTCCAGAACATGCTgaagaacaaaaagaaagag GAGCAAGAGTTCTTCCAGAAACAGCAGCAGGAGCTGGACGGGGAGCTCAAGAAGATCATCCAGCAGCATAAAGTGGAGATCGCCAACATCGAGAGGGAGTGCCTTAACCACAAGCAACAGCTGATGAGAG ctcGAGAGGCTGCCATGTGGGAGCTGGAAGAGCGCCACCTGCAGGAGAAGCACCAGCAGCTCAAGCAGCAGCTCAAGGACCAGTACTTCCTGCAGAGGCACCAGCTGCTCAAGAGGCACGACAAA GAGATGGAGCAGATGCAGGGCTACAACCAGCGCCTGGTGgaggaaatgaaaaacaagcagaACCAAGAGCGCGTCCGCCTGCCCAAGATCCAACGCAGCGACGGGAAGACCCGCATGGCCATGTTCAAGAAGAGCCTCCGCATCGCCCCGTCGGCCATCATCACGCCCGATCAGGAGAGAGAGCGCATCAAGCAG TTTGCTTTTCAAGAAGAAAAGCGGCAGAAAAACGAGCGTCTCCACCAGCACCAGAAGCACGAAAACCAGATGAGGGATCTTCAGCTGCACTGCGACTCCAATATTAGAGAGCTGCAGCAGCTACAG AACGAGAAATGTCACCTTCTGATTGAGCACGAGACGCAAAAACTGAAGGAGTTGGACGAGGAGCACGGTCAGGAGATCAAGGAGTGGCGGGAGAAGCTCAGACCCAGGAAGAAG GCGCTGGAGGAGGAGTTCACGCGGAAGCTCCAAGAGCAGGAGATGTTCTTCAAAATGAGCGGCGAGTCGGAATGCCTTAACCCCACCGCTCAGAGCCGCGTGTCCAAGTTTTACCCCATCCCGCACGTTCAAGGCTCTGGTTCGTAA